ggggggaggcagcaaccaagggggaggcggcagCCAGGGGGGCAGTGCAAAATACCCAAGCAGTAACCGAcgtgaagggggaaaggaagaCCACGGGGAGAAAGGGGTCCGCGGctgaaggggggaaggaaataCCCCTCAAGGAGGAAGAGCCGGTGGAAGACGTAAATGAGCAGGATGgagaaaagaagaggaaaaagagtaaaaacaaaaatgaggcTAAAAGTGAAGGCAAAAGTgagggcaaaaatgaagcccAAAATGAAGGCACAAGTGAAGCCAAAAGTGAAACCCACAATGAAGGCAAACACAAAAGCAAAGACAAAAGGAgagataaacaaaaaagcaaagccaAAAGGGACGCTAAAGGCGAagataaaaaacaaagcctCTACTACTTCTATCTCTTCGGATTGGCCACGACCTAcacctttttcaccttccaATTTGACCGAAACAGAATTTCGcagtttttaatatttcccCCGATGCAGAGCAAAGGGCTGGGGATGAAGGTGCTGGAGAAGATATACCACCTATCTATTGTTAATTCGAATGTGAAAGAAATTACTGTAGAGGACCCAGCGGTCTCGTTCACCCAGCTGAGGgacatcatcaccatcaagATGTGCATCGACTTGAGGATTCTTAGCCCCACCATCCTCTACCCAAgtgattatttaaaaacaaaaaatatagacaAGGAATATGCCGATTTAGATAAAAGGAAATTCATGAAGGTGTGCAAAGAGACACACAAGCAGATTACTAGGATGATTGAGACTTTGCTCTTGGCGGGTGTTTTGCCGCACCCCGCCCCCAGCTATGCAGATATTGGGGAGGATAAAGCCTCGGGCGttaggaagaaggagaagaagaacgaaAGCCCCGACTCCCTCAATTCGATGGAGCACTTCGAGTCCTCCGATTTGTGCAAAGACGTGCGCATCAAGATTAAGAAGCGCATCAAAAATGACTACATTGGCAATTTGATTAACAAGAATATGAACTGCATGGCGAGCGACGTCTTCCAGGACTACGTAATGGGGAGGGAGAGTCAGGCAAAGCATCACTCATTAGCGGTACGCCCACCGCCGCGATACagtttatttcatttattttttttttttttttttcccccacttcaGGTCAAGGAGGAGCTTTACAAACTTTGGAAGAAGCAGTGCAAGGTCTACTACAGGTGAGTAGCGATGGAGGGGTCGAGCCGTTTAGCCCAGCGGGTGGGGCAACAAATGGTGTAGCGGCAGTTTTAGGTGGGGACCCCTCTGGCACATCCTACACTCATTCCCACATGGCACCTCCACCGTTGCACCCCCCATTTGCGCACCTTTCGCAGGACGATCAAAAAGTTGAGGTCCCTCTACCCACTGTAGGGACAACTGCGACTGTTAAGTGGACATGCCGGATGTATAAGAGGTGACAGGGCGGGATAGGCAAGTGGGAGGAAAATTCCATTTAGTGGTTCATTTAAGGGTTCGCTTTGACCTGAGTGTTCTCGCCCATTTGAGTAATTtaccccccacacacacacatgcggTGCACATCTGACGAGACGTATGCGAGGAGGCAGCGGTTCACTCGCGCGCTGCGCTTCCCTTCCCCCAGgcgacgaaaaaaaaaaaaaaagaagcagcgAGTCGGTTTTGTCACATTTGTAATGTTTTCCTCGAAGGGcaatatatacgcatatacatatatatgtgtgcacttttcatttaacttttttttttttttgaatgtgTCTCCTTCATCACGCAGGTGCGTGAACAGCTTCGCGATTAGCCGTTTGAACAGTTCCGCTAATCGCCGCTTGAATAGCCGCTCGAATAGCCGCGCGAATAGCCGCTCGAATAGCCGCTCGAATAGCCGCTCGAATCGCCGCTCGAATAACCGCCTGAACTCCTGCGTGCCTGGTGGAAGGAGGTGGCGGCCGACCATGTGCCCTCCTCCCAACCGCGACGAGTCGGCGGAAGCAGCGCTACGCTAGGCCGACGAATTTTCCTCATCATAGGCATTTTGATTATTGATGGAGGGTTCATCCTGAATGCCTAAAAAGATATTGTTAAAGTCTTCGTCATTTTGGTGTTTATATTTTGGCTTGGTAATACacgaaatgaataaaatccgtttatttttcttcgcaaaaaaaaaataattaaaacttgAAATGCTTTCCTTATCCACATAGGGGTCATTATCTGTGTCGTTCAAATACGTGTACACATCGCAGTGCTTAAAATCGATCaactcttttaaaattttccaaacCCTTTTGTTAAATCCgcgatatatattttcaatgacgtaaaataaattgtagTTTATGTTATCTATGACcgtgttcatatttttcatttgcttcAAATTTGatttacttaaaaatttaaattcgtAATCTGGGAATACGTAGTTTAGTATGTTGATGACGTTCGtgaggatgttttttttttccttgctgTTTATCACTTCtggcagttttttctttatcgcGTTTTTGGGCGGCCCCCGCTTGCTGCTGCAGTCGGTGGTGTTGCTCGTGCCGGCCGAGGTGTCCGCGGATAAGACAGCCGAGGTGTTAGCGGGTAAGCTAGCCGGTGTGACAGCCGAGGTGCCCCCCTTGCCGCTGTCGCCGATATCGCCTATGTCACCGATATCGCCGTTATCGCCCATATCGCCGATGTCGCCGTCCCCTGCGAGGTCCGCACCTACGCTGTAGCTGGGGGGCGCCTTGTCAATTTCTTCGAACAACTCAATTTTGGCCTCGATAAATCTGTCGTGTGCCTCAAGCCTctctaaaattaaattcacATCGTTCAGATTGGCAATGTCCAGGTTGATCATTTTGCGGCGTGTGCGTGTGCGTGTGCTTGTAGTCTCTGCTGCCTCGGCTCGACTGGTCCGTCTCAACTGATTTGGGCTTATGTCTCCGCTTCTAGCTCTGCTTGTCTGTCTCGCGCGATGcttctgccgcttcccttGCCGTTACATTGTAACACGAATAGGAGGGGTCTCGGTGCGGGCTTTCTTCTAAACGTCCAGTGGGGCTGCGTCGCTTGCGCGCAATGGTTAAGTGTGTTGCGCGGGGGGAGGCGGAGAAGCGGCgtggaagcggcggtgaAGTAGCGGTGAGGTGGAATTGACAAGATGACAAA
Above is a genomic segment from Plasmodium vivax chromosome 5, whole genome shotgun sequence containing:
- a CDS encoding hypothetical protein, conserved (encoded by transcript PVX_089915A), whose amino-acid sequence is MINLDIANLNDVNLILERLEAHDRFIEAKIELFEEIDKAPPSYSVGADLAGDGDIGDMGDNGDIGDIGDIGDSGKGGTSAVTPASLPANTSAVLSADTSAGTSNTTDCSSKRGPPKNAIKKKLPEVINSKEKKNILTNVINILNYVFPDYEFKFLSKSNLKQMKNMNTVIDNINYNLFYVIENIYRGFNKRVWKILKELIDFKHCDVYTYLNDTDNDPYVDKESISSFNYFFFAKKNKRILFISCITKPKYKHQNDEDFNNIFLGIQDEPSINNQNAYDEENSSA